One window of Magallana gigas chromosome 2, xbMagGiga1.1, whole genome shotgun sequence genomic DNA carries:
- the LOC136272670 gene encoding transient receptor potential cation channel subfamily V member 5-like, with the protein MNYTESVEMSTTTLINENKVNIFLTELAKDIKNGDKQSADIKLKTLQEKGNPIWLKEYKKYNTLGESLLHLTIKKHYDEKFVRQLSELCPRLLCADIRKSKEFLGQTALHIAITKGNAKATKTMLEIGQEKLPSNQMTTLLQTKATGSRFVNTVMMGQLPLTVAALKGNKKIIKYLLKFGAELQNRNEERDTVFHSLVKYAAIYPEKVIGIVEIVRYLNEKVEFKSPLDENEFEDIEIDEYRPISSFVWFLKNNENLTPLQLAAKHGVSKLFEEILNLKDIYCFIRENDGLFDVKEYDITEIDTVSNNRSSRASNRKMFPSKKTTPENMEGVARKKVDQAHDTQCMPCVGQCCAYPETKSILEMLFTSDYESKDAYRIIELMPVKNIILMKWKRYQFFFGLLMLFHYVFVILLTTYSVYNVCISVNGNKTTTWENEFVSAFRWVSFCAGGLYFFIAISILITKIFKKRNILHNLEYIIPMMILAVSMIVDVLWSIAEEHDNIPLIVAVICGWWLNVFFLSPFKYFSFFTELIKRVIIGDLIRFGLVIVFILVSFSAAMFIAFRGTEKEDFASFSSTMMAMFKLGVGIEDISVISSARIPVVATVIFIVFTVFTYLLMLNALIAMMSQTCSLVLEEQYPQWRLQQLSVVLFIEDILCLCCLKLLR; encoded by the coding sequence ATGAATTACACAGAAAGTGTTGAAATGTCAACAACAACATTGATAAACGAAAATAAAGTGAACATTTTTCTAACGGAACTTGCCAAAGATATTAAAAACGGGGATAAACAGAGTGCTGATATTAAGCTTAAAACTTTACAGGAAAAAGGAAATCCTATTTGGTTGAAGGagtataaaaaatacaatactcTGGGTGAGAGTCTGCTCCATTTGACTATCAAGAAACATTACGAtgaaaaatttgtaagacaactGTCAGAATTATGCCCTAGGCTTCTTTGTGCGGACATTAGAAAATCAAAAGAGTTTTTGGGGCAAACAGCGCTTCATATTGCAATTACCAAGGGCAACGCGAAAGCAACTAAAACAATGCTAGAAATTGGTCAAGAGAAACTACCTAGTAACCAGATGACGACTTTATTACAGACAAAAGCGACAGGATCTCGGTTTGTAAATACTGTGATGATGGGACAGCTTCCTTTGACAGTAGCCGCACTGAAGGGGAATaagaaaatcataaaatatcttttaaagttCGGAGCCGAATTGCAAAATAGGAATGAGGAAAGAGACACGGTGTTTCATTCGTTAGTTAAGTATGCAGCAATATACCCAGAAAAAGTAATAGGCATTGTTGAGATAGTGAGATACTTAAACGAGAAAGTAGAATTTAAGAGTCCATTGGACGAAAATGAGTTTGAAGACATAGAAATAGATGAATATCGACCAATTTCTTCCTTTGTATGGTTTCTGAAAAATAATGAGAACCTGACGCCTCTTCAGCTTGCTGCCAAACACGGGGTTTCAAAACTTTTTGAAGAGATTCTTAACCTAAAAGATATCTACTGCTTCATTAGGGAAAACGATGGACTGTTTGACGTAAAAGAGTACGACATAACAGAAATAGATACCGTCAGCAATAATCGCTCATCAAGAGCAAGTAATCGAAAAATGTTCCCTTCAAAGAAAACTACACCAGAGAATATGGAAGGAGTAGCAAGAAAAAAAGTCGATCAGGCACACGACACACAGTGTATGCCTTGTGTGGGGCAATGTTGTGCTTACCCAGAAACAAAATCTATTTTGGAAATGCTTTTCACATCTGACTATGAGAGCAAAGATGCTTACCGAATTATTGAGTTGATGCCTGTGAAAAACATCATACTAATGAAATGGAAGCGTTATCAGTTTTTCTTTGGTTTGTTGATGTTATTCCATTATGTTTTTGTAATACTGTTGACTACATATAGCGTGTATAATGTATGTATAAGTGTTAATGGAAACAAAACCACAACATGGGAAAATGAGTTTGTTTCCGCATTTCGATGGGTTTCGTTTTGTGCAGGTGGTCTATATTTCTTCATCGCAATAAGTATACTGATTacaaaaatttttaagaaaagaaatattctACATAATTTGGAGTACATTATTCCAATGATGATTTTAGCAGTTTCAATGATTGTTGATGTGCTTTGGTCTATTGCAGAAGAACACGATAATATTCCTTTGATTGTTGCAGTAATCTGTGGATGGTGGCTAAATGTTTTCTTCCTTTCaccctttaaatattttagcttttttACTGAACTGATCAAACGTGTGATTATTGGCGATCTTATTCGGTTTGGACTTGTAATTGTTTTCATACTGGTTTCTTTTTCTGCTGCAATGTTTATCGCATTTCGTGGAACTGAAAAAGAAGACTTTGCATCCTTCTCTAGCACTATGATGGCAATGTTTAAGCTAGGGGTCGGGATTGAAGATATTAGTGTGATAAGTTCTGCGCGAATTCCCGTGGTAGCAACAGTGATTTTTATTGTCTTTACAGTATTTACGTATCTACTCATGCTAAATGCGTTAATTGCAATGATGTCACAGACCTGTTCTCTTGTGTTAGAGGAACAGTATCCCCAGTGGCGACTACAACAGCTCTCTGTTGTTCTCTTTATTGAAGATATCCTCTGTCTATGCTGTCTAAAACTCCTACGATAA